The proteins below are encoded in one region of Plutella xylostella chromosome 13, ilPluXylo3.1, whole genome shotgun sequence:
- the LOC105385237 gene encoding translation initiation factor eIF-2B subunit epsilon yields the protein MEIDNENVVQAVVIMDNFNNNFNPITKTLGLFPMAGVPLVDYVLESLAQGGVGETILFCCENGSKIKEYIKQSKDNKAPWSLTMDVQVMMSETCQTMGDVMREIDAAGLIRGFFILTGVNSITNIPFASLLEQHKQTCKKDKGAAMTLVYKKVAWRHPLISSDKTIFLAADGNTNKVLMHRKYKPKSTEKCISLPLELVLNHSEVKLHHNLADANVALCSASVPPLFSDNFDFQTRDDFVHGILINEDILASSLYYVLLKGEQYAGVVTNWKTYQIVCQDILHHWAHPLSIETGSFYRDKYVFMGNHNYRHRNSKLSRSCTITEDVLIGENTEINDNTTVTKSVIGSNCSIGKNVTIIGSHLLDNVVVKDNCKIINSFIDEDCVINEDSTLEAGTILAAKVNVKAGSEMKGNLIENSETDYATEKPVTKSTSESGTEWENSSTGSEADEAVAFDAAWSDSASGYSSDSSAQSSQAEPAPDDTNIFLQEVIDSLARGYEEKLKCDYLILEINSSRYAYNIQLHEVNFFVVRALFSLPVLTEAKNVLSTIKDILKFFRPVLANYIKTKPSIMDCLRAVEDSCTKCEWLEGRAGQIIHLLYEMDVVDEDSLLEWQGDLKEEESPIVGQASLVKFFEWLQQASEESEESD from the exons ATGGAGATTGACAATGAAAATGTAGTTCAAGCTGTGGTGATAATGgataatttcaataataactttaatccAATAACCAAGACTTTG GGTCTTTTCCCCATGGCTGGAGTTCCACTTGTGGATTATGTTCTAGAATCACTTGCCCAAGGAGGGGTCGGTGAAACAATCTTATTCTGTTGTGAAAATGGATCCAAAATTAAGGAGTACATCAA GCAAAGCAAAGACAACAAGGCCCCGTGGAGTCTGACTATGGATGTGCAGGTGATGATGTCAGAGACGTGTCAGACCATGGGCGATGTGATGCGGGAGATCGATGCCGCCGGCCTCATCCGAGGGTTCTTTATACTGACTGGAGTGAACAGCATCACCAATATCCCATTTGCTTCCTTGCTGGAGCAGCATAA ACAAACCTGTAAAAAGGACAAGGGGGCGGCCATGACCCTGGTCTACAAGAAGGTGGCGTGGAGGCACCCCCTCATCAGTTCTGACAAGACCATATTCCTCGCTGCTGATGGAAACACCAACAAAGTGCTGATGCACCGCAAGTACAAGCCCAAGTCTACTGAGAAGTGTATATCTTTGCCTTTG GAACTAGTCCTAAACCACTCGGAAGTCAAACTCCACCACAACCTAGCCGACGCGAACGTGGCGCTCTGCTCCGCGTCCGTGCCGCCACTGTTCTCCGACAACTTCGACTTCCAGACGAGGGACGACTTCGTGCACGGCATCCTCATCAATGAGGACATCCTGGCGAGCTCGCTGTACTATGTGCTGCTGAAGGGAGAGCAGTATGCGGGTGTTGTGACTAATTGGAAGACTTATCAGATTGTTTG CCAGGACATCCTCCACCATTGGGCTCACCCGTTGTCCATAGAAACGGGCAGCTTCTACCGGGATAAGTATGTGTTCATGGGAAACCACAACTACAGACACAGAAACTCTAAACTTAGCAG ATCATGCACAATCACAGAAGACGTGCTGATAGGAGAAAACACAGAAATAAACGACAACACAACTGTAACTAAATCAGTTATTGGAAGCAACTGCTCAATAGGCAAGAATGTGACTATCATTGGCAGCCATTTACTAGACAATGTGGTTGTAAAGGACAATTGTAAGATAATTAACAGTTTTATAGACGAAGATTGTGTAATAAACGAGGATTCGACGTTAGAAGCTGGCACTATTCTAGCCGCTAAAGTCAATGTGAAAGCTGGCAGCGAAATGAAAGGAAATCTTATTGAAAACTCGGAAACTGATTATGCTACTG AAAAACCCGTCACAAAATCCACATCAGAAAGCGGCACGGAATGGGAGAACTCTTCAACCGGCAGCGAGGCGGACGAGGCGGTCGCCTTCGACGCGGCGTGGAGCGACTCCGCGTCCGGCTACTCCAgcgacagcagcgcgcagtcGTCGCAGGCCGAGCCGGCGCCCGATGATACCAACA TTTTCCTACAAGAAGTCATTGACAGTTTAGCAAGAGGCTATGAAGAGAAGCTCAAATGTGACTATTTGATATTAGAAATCAACTCATCCAGATACGCATACAACATTCAACTACATGAAGTGAATTTCTTCGTTGTGAGAGCACTGTTCAGTTTGCCAGTGCTGACTGAAGCTAAGAATGTACTCAGCACCATCAAGGATATACTCAAGTTCTTCAGGCCAGTGCTAGCCAATTACATCAAGACCAAACCTTCTATTATGGATTGTTTAAGAGCTGTTGAG GACAGTTGCACAAAGTGTGAATGGCTGGAAGGCAGAGCGGGACAGATTATTCACTTGCTGTACGAGATGGATGTAGTGGACGAGGACTCTCTTCTGGAGTGGCAGGGAGACCTGAAGGAGGAAGAGAGCCCCATCGTGGGCCAGGCCTCGCTCGTGAAGTTCTTTGAATGGCTACAACAAGCCAGTGAGGAGAGTGAAGAATCAGATTAG
- the LOC105385238 gene encoding anaphase-promoting complex subunit 10, giving the protein MTSEKDPLVSERSGTVREVGNHAIWSLSSCKPGFGIDQLRDDCMDTYWQSDGQLPHLVNIQFQRKTMVSHIYIYTDYKLDESYTPSRISIRAGTHFNDLQEIEVIELIEPSGWEMIPIKDIHDRPIRTFMIQIAVLSNHQNGRDTHMRQIKVHSPCEPPSFDIHKFRNFSTVQFQQYATIR; this is encoded by the exons ATGACTTCAGAAAAAGATCCTTTAGTTAGTGAGCGATCCGGAACAGTAAGAGAAGTTGGGAATCATGCAATTTGGAGTTTGTCTTCTTGCAAGCCAG GCTTTGGCATCGATCAACTGAGGGACGATTGTATGGACACCTACTGGCAGTCAGACGGACAACTGCCCCATTTAGTCAACATTCAATTTCAAAGGAAAACAATGGTGTCccatatttacatttacaccGATTACAAACTGGATGAGAGCTACACCCCGAGCAGAATCTCCATCCGCGCGGGAACCCACTTCAATGATCTGCAGGAGATTGAGGTCATTGAGCTGATAGAACCCAGTG GTTGGGAGATGATACCTATAAAAGACATTCATGACCGGCCAATCAGGACCTTCATGATCCAGATAGCGGTCCTCAGCAACCACCAGAACGGCCGAGACACGCACATGAGACAGATCAAGGTGCACTCCCCGTGTGAACCCCCCTCCTTCGATATACACAAGTTCAGAAACTTCTCCACAGTTCAGTTCCAACAGTATGCCACTATCCGTTAA